AGAAACATCGGGCAGCGGCATTACCGTTATAAACGCTACCATTGCCTAACCTTACTACGACAAGATTGCCGGTTGTAAACTGGGCATCGCAGAAAAAAACAAAAAATAAGAAAATTGCAGATAGATAGCTTTTTTTCACACACAGAAGTTTTGGTATTCACAAATATAAGGTCTGGAGCACGCTGTTATTTTATTTTCTGTTCACAGTCGTGACTTGCTGGCACAACGCATCAACTGGACTGATAATTGATATACTATATTAAACACACAACTATGGTCAACCCCAAACACATCGCAACATTCCTGCTGGGCGCAGCAGCTGGTTATGCCTTGTTCAAGTACAACAGCATGACCGATGAAGAAAAAGAAAAAATGTATGCCGATCTGAAAGAGAAAGCCAATAAGCTGAAAGATGAGGCAGAAAAATCGTTCAACAAAGCCGGTGATTATTTTGAAGAGCTGAAGACAAAAGGCTCTGAGAATATGAAAGACTATATGAGCGAGGCGGAGAACATTTTTAATGACGTATTTAAGAAGAAACCGACGGAAAGCAACGGCAGCACAGGCAATGTTTAGAAACTCTGTTTTTTTATGCCATAAGACTTAGTTAAGCCTTGTGGCATTCCTATGTCATACCAAATTATCTATTAACTTTAGTGTTCTAAATTAAATGCCCATGTCTTTATTTAAATCAGGTAATCCTACTCTTAGTGAAAAACATTTCGACCAAACCGGATCAGCTTATTCCGGCGATACCATGACCGTTCGTGGTACCATGAACAAATTTGGTTTTTTAATGATCATGGTA
The DNA window shown above is from Lacibacter sp. H375 and carries:
- a CDS encoding YtxH domain-containing protein, translated to MVNPKHIATFLLGAAAGYALFKYNSMTDEEKEKMYADLKEKANKLKDEAEKSFNKAGDYFEELKTKGSENMKDYMSEAENIFNDVFKKKPTESNGSTGNV